A single genomic interval of Spinacia oleracea cultivar Varoflay chromosome 6, BTI_SOV_V1, whole genome shotgun sequence harbors:
- the LOC110778738 gene encoding oxysterol-binding protein-related protein 2B isoform X2, whose amino-acid sequence MRVKDMHPLCCISLEGGGNSPSPGIGSLELALSRAGSLKRCSTLPGSITGNVGSFRRSEMNVAGALFKWTNYSKGWRSRWFLLRGDGLLSYCKILSPQSLNSLSSSLGDDVTIIGDLTSPRLFRLNSTGRKKDSKKNSVVHLKVSSFRESRSDDRRFYIFTATKTLHLRTNSKRERALWIEALASTTSLFSLRPFNDNLSLSPDTISISTERLKNRLAEDGVNDSLVKECEQIMLSEFAQVQRKLNFLCKERSSLLDTLRQLEAANIDAEAPGINDNEYQLSKNEYSSLERSKYSECSTTESSDDTEKQDVEEASDEEESCYYDSKDFFTESPSHLIGSGMDTKGQGADVKDAWPKEAPNEALCSHIERRIKLPDPVEKEKPVSLWSMIKDNVGKDLTRVCLPVYFNEPISSLQKCCEDLEYSYLLDRAYEYGKAGDSLMRIVNVAAFAVSGYASTEGRLCKPFNPLLGETYEADFPEKGIRFFSEKVSHHPTLIACHCEGRGWKFWADSNLKTSFWGQTIQLDPVGVLTLEFDDGEIFQWSKVTTSIHNLILGKIYCDHHGMMHIRGNRQYSCNLKFKGQTFLDRNPRQVQGCVEDGVGSRVATVFGTWDDSIYYHKGDGKNKRKDTSSSDNASLVWRRTKHTPNLTRYNLTPFAITLNELTPGLKEQLPPTDSRLRPDQRHLENGEYEMANAEKLRLETRQRMSRKLQEDGWRPRWFDREGEDGPYHYKGGYWEAKDKGNWDGCPNIFGEIVEASDNFTEE is encoded by the exons ATGCGGGTAAAAGATATGCATCCTCTATGCTGCATATCCTTAGAAGGCGGTGGTAATAGCCCGAGCCCTGGTATTGGGTCCCTGGAGCTAGCGCTTTCTCGGGCAGGGAGCCTAAAACGATGCTCCACCCTACCCGGATCCATTACAGGCAATGTGGGAAGTTTCCGGCGATCTGAGATGAACGTTGCCGGGGCTTTATTTAAATGGACGAATTACAGCAAAGGATGGAGATCTCGGTGGTTTTTACTACGTGGGGATGGGTTGCTTTCCTATTGTaagattctctctcctcaaagcctgaattctctctcctcttcattgGGAGATGACGTCACTATCATCGGTGATTTGACGTCACCCAGGCTTTTTCGTTTGAATAGTACCGGAAGGAAGAAGGATAGCAAGAAAAACTCCGTCGTTCATCTCAAG GTATCATCGTTTCGAGAGAGCAGGTCCGACGATAGGAGGTTTTACATATTTACAGCAACAAAGACCCTTCACTTGAGAACTAATTCGAAGCGTGAAAGAGCGCTTTGGATTGAAGCTTTAGCATCAACTACAAGTCTCTTCTCCCTCAGACCATTCAATGATAATCTCTCTCTTTCCCCTGACACCATTTCCATTTCAACTGAAAGACTAAAGAATCGATTAGCCGAAGATGGGGTCAATGATTCACTCGTAAAGGAATGTGAGCAGATTATGCTATCTGAATTCGCACAAGTACAACGAAAGCTCAATTTTCTATGTAAGGAAAGATCCAGTTTGCTCGACACATTAAGGCAGTTGGAG GCAGCTAATATTGACGCTGAAGCCCCAGGAATCAATGATAATGAATATCAACTTTCGAAGAACGAATACTCAAGCCTAGAGCGTTCGAAATATAGTG AATGTAGTACTACTGAGTCATCTGATGACACCGAGAAACAAGACGTGGAGGAGGCATCagatgaagaggaatcttgCTATTATGATTCAAAGGACTTCTTTACTGAATCTCCATCTCATCTTATTGGCAGTGGTATGGACACCAAAGGTCAAGGTGCTGATGTGAAAGATGCTTGGCCTAAAGAGGCACCAAATGAAGCTCTATGTTCACACATTGAAAGGCGTATTAAGCTTCCTGATCCAGTTGAAAAGGAGAAACCAGTCAGTCTTTGGTCTATGATCAAAGACAATGTAGGAAAAGATCTTACAAGGGTATGTCTCCCAGTGTACTTCAATGAACCTATATCATCACTTCAGAAATGCTGTGAAGACTTGGAGTATTCTTACCTTTTGGACCGGGCATATGAATATGGTAAAGCG GGAGACAGTCTTATGAGAATTGTGAACGTTGCAGCTTTTGCGGTTTCTGGTTATGCATCTACCGAGGGCCGGCTCTGTAAACCTTTTAATCCTTTGTTAGGGGAAACTTATGAAGCTGACTTTCCTGAGAAAGGAATTCGGTTTTTCTCTGAGAAG GTAAGCCACCACCCCACTCTCATAGCATGCCATTGTGAAGGCAGAGGGTGGAAGTTCTGGGCGGATAGTAACTTGAAGACCAGCTTTTGGGGTCAAACAATTCAGCTTGATCCAGTTGGAGTATTGACTCTTGAGTTCGATGATGGAGAGATATTCCAATGGAGCAAG GTTACAACTAGCATCCATAATCTTATCCTTGGAAAAATTTATTGTGACCATCATGGGATGATGCACATACGTGGTAACCGTCAGTACTCGTGCAACCTTAAATTTAAAGGGCAGACTTTTCTTGACAGGAATCCCCGCCAG GTTCAAGGTTGTGTTGAAGATGGCGTTGGGAGCAGAGTAGCAACAGTATTTGGGACATGGGACGATAGTATTTATTATCATAAAGGAGATGGAAAGAACAAGCGTAAAGATACAAGTTCATCAGATAATGCTTCCTTGGTTTGGAGGAGGACCAAGCATACCCCTAATCTTACTCGATACAACTTAACTCCATTTGCCATTACTCTCAATGAGCTGACTCCTGGACTTAAG GAGCAGCTTCCCCCAACAGATTCAAGGCTTAGACCTGACCAGCGTCATCTTGAAAACGGGGAGTATGAAATGGCGAATGCTGAGAAGCTACGCCTGGAGACAAGGCAGCGAATG TCAAGGAAACTACAAGAAGATGGATGGAGACCCAGATGGTTTGACAGAGAAGGTGAAGATGGACCTTACCATTATAAAGGTGGATATTGGGAGGCTAAAGACAAGGGAAATTGGGATGGGTGTCCAAATATATTCGGAGAAATTGTTGAAGCCTCTGACAACTTCACTGAAGAATAA
- the LOC110778738 gene encoding oxysterol-binding protein-related protein 2B isoform X1, producing the protein MRVKDMHPLCCISLEGGGNSPSPGIGSLELALSRAGSLKRCSTLPGSITGNVGSFRRSEMNVAGALFKWTNYSKGWRSRWFLLRGDGLLSYCKILSPQSLNSLSSSLGDDVTIIGDLTSPRLFRLNSTGRKKDSKKNSVVHLKVSSFRESRSDDRRFYIFTATKTLHLRTNSKRERALWIEALASTTSLFSLRPFNDNLSLSPDTISISTERLKNRLAEDGVNDSLVKECEQIMLSEFAQVQRKLNFLCKERSSLLDTLRQLEAANIDAEAPGINDNEYQLSKNEYSSLERSKYSECSTTESSDDTEKQDVEEASDEEESCYYDSKDFFTESPSHLIGSGMDTKGQGADVKDAWPKEAPNEALCSHIERRIKLPDPVEKEKPVSLWSMIKDNVGKDLTRVCLPVYFNEPISSLQKCCEDLEYSYLLDRAYEYGKAGDSLMRIVNVAAFAVSGYASTEGRLCKPFNPLLGETYEADFPEKGIRFFSEKVSHHPTLIACHCEGRGWKFWADSNLKTSFWGQTIQLDPVGVLTLEFDDGEIFQWSKVTTSIHNLILGKIYCDHHGMMHIRGNRQYSCNLKFKGQTFLDRNPRQVQGCVEDGVGSRVATVFGTWDDSIYYHKGDGKNKRKDTSSSDNASLVWRRTKHTPNLTRYNLTPFAITLNELTPGLKVDEQLPPTDSRLRPDQRHLENGEYEMANAEKLRLETRQRMSRKLQEDGWRPRWFDREGEDGPYHYKGGYWEAKDKGNWDGCPNIFGEIVEASDNFTEE; encoded by the exons ATGCGGGTAAAAGATATGCATCCTCTATGCTGCATATCCTTAGAAGGCGGTGGTAATAGCCCGAGCCCTGGTATTGGGTCCCTGGAGCTAGCGCTTTCTCGGGCAGGGAGCCTAAAACGATGCTCCACCCTACCCGGATCCATTACAGGCAATGTGGGAAGTTTCCGGCGATCTGAGATGAACGTTGCCGGGGCTTTATTTAAATGGACGAATTACAGCAAAGGATGGAGATCTCGGTGGTTTTTACTACGTGGGGATGGGTTGCTTTCCTATTGTaagattctctctcctcaaagcctgaattctctctcctcttcattgGGAGATGACGTCACTATCATCGGTGATTTGACGTCACCCAGGCTTTTTCGTTTGAATAGTACCGGAAGGAAGAAGGATAGCAAGAAAAACTCCGTCGTTCATCTCAAG GTATCATCGTTTCGAGAGAGCAGGTCCGACGATAGGAGGTTTTACATATTTACAGCAACAAAGACCCTTCACTTGAGAACTAATTCGAAGCGTGAAAGAGCGCTTTGGATTGAAGCTTTAGCATCAACTACAAGTCTCTTCTCCCTCAGACCATTCAATGATAATCTCTCTCTTTCCCCTGACACCATTTCCATTTCAACTGAAAGACTAAAGAATCGATTAGCCGAAGATGGGGTCAATGATTCACTCGTAAAGGAATGTGAGCAGATTATGCTATCTGAATTCGCACAAGTACAACGAAAGCTCAATTTTCTATGTAAGGAAAGATCCAGTTTGCTCGACACATTAAGGCAGTTGGAG GCAGCTAATATTGACGCTGAAGCCCCAGGAATCAATGATAATGAATATCAACTTTCGAAGAACGAATACTCAAGCCTAGAGCGTTCGAAATATAGTG AATGTAGTACTACTGAGTCATCTGATGACACCGAGAAACAAGACGTGGAGGAGGCATCagatgaagaggaatcttgCTATTATGATTCAAAGGACTTCTTTACTGAATCTCCATCTCATCTTATTGGCAGTGGTATGGACACCAAAGGTCAAGGTGCTGATGTGAAAGATGCTTGGCCTAAAGAGGCACCAAATGAAGCTCTATGTTCACACATTGAAAGGCGTATTAAGCTTCCTGATCCAGTTGAAAAGGAGAAACCAGTCAGTCTTTGGTCTATGATCAAAGACAATGTAGGAAAAGATCTTACAAGGGTATGTCTCCCAGTGTACTTCAATGAACCTATATCATCACTTCAGAAATGCTGTGAAGACTTGGAGTATTCTTACCTTTTGGACCGGGCATATGAATATGGTAAAGCG GGAGACAGTCTTATGAGAATTGTGAACGTTGCAGCTTTTGCGGTTTCTGGTTATGCATCTACCGAGGGCCGGCTCTGTAAACCTTTTAATCCTTTGTTAGGGGAAACTTATGAAGCTGACTTTCCTGAGAAAGGAATTCGGTTTTTCTCTGAGAAG GTAAGCCACCACCCCACTCTCATAGCATGCCATTGTGAAGGCAGAGGGTGGAAGTTCTGGGCGGATAGTAACTTGAAGACCAGCTTTTGGGGTCAAACAATTCAGCTTGATCCAGTTGGAGTATTGACTCTTGAGTTCGATGATGGAGAGATATTCCAATGGAGCAAG GTTACAACTAGCATCCATAATCTTATCCTTGGAAAAATTTATTGTGACCATCATGGGATGATGCACATACGTGGTAACCGTCAGTACTCGTGCAACCTTAAATTTAAAGGGCAGACTTTTCTTGACAGGAATCCCCGCCAG GTTCAAGGTTGTGTTGAAGATGGCGTTGGGAGCAGAGTAGCAACAGTATTTGGGACATGGGACGATAGTATTTATTATCATAAAGGAGATGGAAAGAACAAGCGTAAAGATACAAGTTCATCAGATAATGCTTCCTTGGTTTGGAGGAGGACCAAGCATACCCCTAATCTTACTCGATACAACTTAACTCCATTTGCCATTACTCTCAATGAGCTGACTCCTGGACTTAAGGTAGAT GAGCAGCTTCCCCCAACAGATTCAAGGCTTAGACCTGACCAGCGTCATCTTGAAAACGGGGAGTATGAAATGGCGAATGCTGAGAAGCTACGCCTGGAGACAAGGCAGCGAATG TCAAGGAAACTACAAGAAGATGGATGGAGACCCAGATGGTTTGACAGAGAAGGTGAAGATGGACCTTACCATTATAAAGGTGGATATTGGGAGGCTAAAGACAAGGGAAATTGGGATGGGTGTCCAAATATATTCGGAGAAATTGTTGAAGCCTCTGACAACTTCACTGAAGAATAA
- the LOC110778738 gene encoding oxysterol-binding protein-related protein 2B isoform X3 has product MRVKDMHPLCCISLEGGGNSPSPGIGSLELALSRAGSLKRCSTLPGSITGNVGSFRRSEMNVAGALFKWTNYSKGWRSRWFLLRGDGLLSYCKILSPQSLNSLSSSLGDDVTIIGDLTSPRLFRLNSTGRKKDSKKNSVVHLKVSSFRESRSDDRRFYIFTATKTLHLRTNSKRERALWIEALASTTSLFSLRPFNDNLSLSPDTISISTERLKNRLAEDGVNDSLVKECEQIMLSEFAQVQRKLNFLCKERSSLLDTLRQLEAANIDAEAPGINDNEYQLSKNEYSSLERSKYSECSTTESSDDTEKQDVEEASDEEESCYYDSKDFFTESPSHLIGSGMDTKGQGADVKDAWPKEAPNEALCSHIERRIKLPDPVEKEKPVSLWSMIKDNVGKDLTRVCLPVYFNEPISSLQKCCEDLEYSYLLDRAYEYGKAGDSLMRIVNVAAFAVSGYASTEGRLCKPFNPLLGETYEADFPEKGIRFFSEKVSHHPTLIACHCEGRGWKFWADSNLKTSFWGQTIQLDPVGVLTLEFDDGEIFQWSKVTTSIHNLILGKIYCDHHGMMHIRGNRQYSCNLKFKGQTFLDRNPRQVQGCVEDGVGSRVATVFGTWDDSIYYHKGDGKNKRKDTSSSDNASLVWRRTKHTPNLTRYNLTPFAITLNELTPGLKLPPTDSRLRPDQRHLENGEYEMANAEKLRLETRQRMSRKLQEDGWRPRWFDREGEDGPYHYKGGYWEAKDKGNWDGCPNIFGEIVEASDNFTEE; this is encoded by the exons ATGCGGGTAAAAGATATGCATCCTCTATGCTGCATATCCTTAGAAGGCGGTGGTAATAGCCCGAGCCCTGGTATTGGGTCCCTGGAGCTAGCGCTTTCTCGGGCAGGGAGCCTAAAACGATGCTCCACCCTACCCGGATCCATTACAGGCAATGTGGGAAGTTTCCGGCGATCTGAGATGAACGTTGCCGGGGCTTTATTTAAATGGACGAATTACAGCAAAGGATGGAGATCTCGGTGGTTTTTACTACGTGGGGATGGGTTGCTTTCCTATTGTaagattctctctcctcaaagcctgaattctctctcctcttcattgGGAGATGACGTCACTATCATCGGTGATTTGACGTCACCCAGGCTTTTTCGTTTGAATAGTACCGGAAGGAAGAAGGATAGCAAGAAAAACTCCGTCGTTCATCTCAAG GTATCATCGTTTCGAGAGAGCAGGTCCGACGATAGGAGGTTTTACATATTTACAGCAACAAAGACCCTTCACTTGAGAACTAATTCGAAGCGTGAAAGAGCGCTTTGGATTGAAGCTTTAGCATCAACTACAAGTCTCTTCTCCCTCAGACCATTCAATGATAATCTCTCTCTTTCCCCTGACACCATTTCCATTTCAACTGAAAGACTAAAGAATCGATTAGCCGAAGATGGGGTCAATGATTCACTCGTAAAGGAATGTGAGCAGATTATGCTATCTGAATTCGCACAAGTACAACGAAAGCTCAATTTTCTATGTAAGGAAAGATCCAGTTTGCTCGACACATTAAGGCAGTTGGAG GCAGCTAATATTGACGCTGAAGCCCCAGGAATCAATGATAATGAATATCAACTTTCGAAGAACGAATACTCAAGCCTAGAGCGTTCGAAATATAGTG AATGTAGTACTACTGAGTCATCTGATGACACCGAGAAACAAGACGTGGAGGAGGCATCagatgaagaggaatcttgCTATTATGATTCAAAGGACTTCTTTACTGAATCTCCATCTCATCTTATTGGCAGTGGTATGGACACCAAAGGTCAAGGTGCTGATGTGAAAGATGCTTGGCCTAAAGAGGCACCAAATGAAGCTCTATGTTCACACATTGAAAGGCGTATTAAGCTTCCTGATCCAGTTGAAAAGGAGAAACCAGTCAGTCTTTGGTCTATGATCAAAGACAATGTAGGAAAAGATCTTACAAGGGTATGTCTCCCAGTGTACTTCAATGAACCTATATCATCACTTCAGAAATGCTGTGAAGACTTGGAGTATTCTTACCTTTTGGACCGGGCATATGAATATGGTAAAGCG GGAGACAGTCTTATGAGAATTGTGAACGTTGCAGCTTTTGCGGTTTCTGGTTATGCATCTACCGAGGGCCGGCTCTGTAAACCTTTTAATCCTTTGTTAGGGGAAACTTATGAAGCTGACTTTCCTGAGAAAGGAATTCGGTTTTTCTCTGAGAAG GTAAGCCACCACCCCACTCTCATAGCATGCCATTGTGAAGGCAGAGGGTGGAAGTTCTGGGCGGATAGTAACTTGAAGACCAGCTTTTGGGGTCAAACAATTCAGCTTGATCCAGTTGGAGTATTGACTCTTGAGTTCGATGATGGAGAGATATTCCAATGGAGCAAG GTTACAACTAGCATCCATAATCTTATCCTTGGAAAAATTTATTGTGACCATCATGGGATGATGCACATACGTGGTAACCGTCAGTACTCGTGCAACCTTAAATTTAAAGGGCAGACTTTTCTTGACAGGAATCCCCGCCAG GTTCAAGGTTGTGTTGAAGATGGCGTTGGGAGCAGAGTAGCAACAGTATTTGGGACATGGGACGATAGTATTTATTATCATAAAGGAGATGGAAAGAACAAGCGTAAAGATACAAGTTCATCAGATAATGCTTCCTTGGTTTGGAGGAGGACCAAGCATACCCCTAATCTTACTCGATACAACTTAACTCCATTTGCCATTACTCTCAATGAGCTGACTCCTGGACTTAAG CTTCCCCCAACAGATTCAAGGCTTAGACCTGACCAGCGTCATCTTGAAAACGGGGAGTATGAAATGGCGAATGCTGAGAAGCTACGCCTGGAGACAAGGCAGCGAATG TCAAGGAAACTACAAGAAGATGGATGGAGACCCAGATGGTTTGACAGAGAAGGTGAAGATGGACCTTACCATTATAAAGGTGGATATTGGGAGGCTAAAGACAAGGGAAATTGGGATGGGTGTCCAAATATATTCGGAGAAATTGTTGAAGCCTCTGACAACTTCACTGAAGAATAA
- the LOC110778738 gene encoding oxysterol-binding protein-related protein 2A isoform X4, producing MRVKDMHPLCCISLEGGGNSPSPGIGSLELALSRAGSLKRCSTLPGSITGNVGSFRRSEMNVAGALFKWTNYSKGWRSRWFLLRGDGLLSYCKILSPQSLNSLSSSLGDDVTIIGDLTSPRLFRLNSTGRKKDSKKNSVVHLKVSSFRESRSDDRRFYIFTATKTLHLRTNSKRERALWIEALASTTSLFSLRPFNDNLSLSPDTISISTERLKNRLAEDGVNDSLVKECEQIMLSEFAQVQRKLNFLCKERSSLLDTLRQLEAANIDAEAPGINDNEYQLSKNEYSSLERSKYSECSTTESSDDTEKQDVEEASDEEESCYYDSKDFFTESPSHLIGSGMDTKGQGADVKDAWPKEAPNEALCSHIERRIKLPDPVEKEKPVSLWSMIKDNVGKDLTRVCLPVYFNEPISSLQKCCEDLEYSYLLDRAYEYGKAGDSLMRIVNVAAFAVSGYASTEGRLCKPFNPLLGETYEADFPEKGIRFFSEKVSHHPTLIACHCEGRGWKFWADSNLKTSFWGQTIQLDPVGVLTLEFDDGEIFQWSKVTTSIHNLILGKIYCDHHGMMHIRGNRQYSCNLKFKGQTFLDRNPRQVQGCVEDGVGSRVATVFGTWDDSIYYHKGDGKNKRKDTSSSDNASLVWRRTKHTPNLTRYNLTPFAITLNELTPGLKLCDSGYFITG from the exons ATGCGGGTAAAAGATATGCATCCTCTATGCTGCATATCCTTAGAAGGCGGTGGTAATAGCCCGAGCCCTGGTATTGGGTCCCTGGAGCTAGCGCTTTCTCGGGCAGGGAGCCTAAAACGATGCTCCACCCTACCCGGATCCATTACAGGCAATGTGGGAAGTTTCCGGCGATCTGAGATGAACGTTGCCGGGGCTTTATTTAAATGGACGAATTACAGCAAAGGATGGAGATCTCGGTGGTTTTTACTACGTGGGGATGGGTTGCTTTCCTATTGTaagattctctctcctcaaagcctgaattctctctcctcttcattgGGAGATGACGTCACTATCATCGGTGATTTGACGTCACCCAGGCTTTTTCGTTTGAATAGTACCGGAAGGAAGAAGGATAGCAAGAAAAACTCCGTCGTTCATCTCAAG GTATCATCGTTTCGAGAGAGCAGGTCCGACGATAGGAGGTTTTACATATTTACAGCAACAAAGACCCTTCACTTGAGAACTAATTCGAAGCGTGAAAGAGCGCTTTGGATTGAAGCTTTAGCATCAACTACAAGTCTCTTCTCCCTCAGACCATTCAATGATAATCTCTCTCTTTCCCCTGACACCATTTCCATTTCAACTGAAAGACTAAAGAATCGATTAGCCGAAGATGGGGTCAATGATTCACTCGTAAAGGAATGTGAGCAGATTATGCTATCTGAATTCGCACAAGTACAACGAAAGCTCAATTTTCTATGTAAGGAAAGATCCAGTTTGCTCGACACATTAAGGCAGTTGGAG GCAGCTAATATTGACGCTGAAGCCCCAGGAATCAATGATAATGAATATCAACTTTCGAAGAACGAATACTCAAGCCTAGAGCGTTCGAAATATAGTG AATGTAGTACTACTGAGTCATCTGATGACACCGAGAAACAAGACGTGGAGGAGGCATCagatgaagaggaatcttgCTATTATGATTCAAAGGACTTCTTTACTGAATCTCCATCTCATCTTATTGGCAGTGGTATGGACACCAAAGGTCAAGGTGCTGATGTGAAAGATGCTTGGCCTAAAGAGGCACCAAATGAAGCTCTATGTTCACACATTGAAAGGCGTATTAAGCTTCCTGATCCAGTTGAAAAGGAGAAACCAGTCAGTCTTTGGTCTATGATCAAAGACAATGTAGGAAAAGATCTTACAAGGGTATGTCTCCCAGTGTACTTCAATGAACCTATATCATCACTTCAGAAATGCTGTGAAGACTTGGAGTATTCTTACCTTTTGGACCGGGCATATGAATATGGTAAAGCG GGAGACAGTCTTATGAGAATTGTGAACGTTGCAGCTTTTGCGGTTTCTGGTTATGCATCTACCGAGGGCCGGCTCTGTAAACCTTTTAATCCTTTGTTAGGGGAAACTTATGAAGCTGACTTTCCTGAGAAAGGAATTCGGTTTTTCTCTGAGAAG GTAAGCCACCACCCCACTCTCATAGCATGCCATTGTGAAGGCAGAGGGTGGAAGTTCTGGGCGGATAGTAACTTGAAGACCAGCTTTTGGGGTCAAACAATTCAGCTTGATCCAGTTGGAGTATTGACTCTTGAGTTCGATGATGGAGAGATATTCCAATGGAGCAAG GTTACAACTAGCATCCATAATCTTATCCTTGGAAAAATTTATTGTGACCATCATGGGATGATGCACATACGTGGTAACCGTCAGTACTCGTGCAACCTTAAATTTAAAGGGCAGACTTTTCTTGACAGGAATCCCCGCCAG GTTCAAGGTTGTGTTGAAGATGGCGTTGGGAGCAGAGTAGCAACAGTATTTGGGACATGGGACGATAGTATTTATTATCATAAAGGAGATGGAAAGAACAAGCGTAAAGATACAAGTTCATCAGATAATGCTTCCTTGGTTTGGAGGAGGACCAAGCATACCCCTAATCTTACTCGATACAACTTAACTCCATTTGCCATTACTCTCAATGAGCTGACTCCTGGACTTAAG CTCTGTGATTCTGGATACTTTATAACGGGTTAA
- the LOC110778738 gene encoding oxysterol-binding protein-related protein 2B isoform X5, which yields MLSEFAQVQRKLNFLCKERSSLLDTLRQLEAANIDAEAPGINDNEYQLSKNEYSSLERSKYSECSTTESSDDTEKQDVEEASDEEESCYYDSKDFFTESPSHLIGSGMDTKGQGADVKDAWPKEAPNEALCSHIERRIKLPDPVEKEKPVSLWSMIKDNVGKDLTRVCLPVYFNEPISSLQKCCEDLEYSYLLDRAYEYGKAGDSLMRIVNVAAFAVSGYASTEGRLCKPFNPLLGETYEADFPEKGIRFFSEKVSHHPTLIACHCEGRGWKFWADSNLKTSFWGQTIQLDPVGVLTLEFDDGEIFQWSKVTTSIHNLILGKIYCDHHGMMHIRGNRQYSCNLKFKGQTFLDRNPRQVQGCVEDGVGSRVATVFGTWDDSIYYHKGDGKNKRKDTSSSDNASLVWRRTKHTPNLTRYNLTPFAITLNELTPGLKVDEQLPPTDSRLRPDQRHLENGEYEMANAEKLRLETRQRMSRKLQEDGWRPRWFDREGEDGPYHYKGGYWEAKDKGNWDGCPNIFGEIVEASDNFTEE from the exons ATGCTATCTGAATTCGCACAAGTACAACGAAAGCTCAATTTTCTATGTAAGGAAAGATCCAGTTTGCTCGACACATTAAGGCAGTTGGAG GCAGCTAATATTGACGCTGAAGCCCCAGGAATCAATGATAATGAATATCAACTTTCGAAGAACGAATACTCAAGCCTAGAGCGTTCGAAATATAGTG AATGTAGTACTACTGAGTCATCTGATGACACCGAGAAACAAGACGTGGAGGAGGCATCagatgaagaggaatcttgCTATTATGATTCAAAGGACTTCTTTACTGAATCTCCATCTCATCTTATTGGCAGTGGTATGGACACCAAAGGTCAAGGTGCTGATGTGAAAGATGCTTGGCCTAAAGAGGCACCAAATGAAGCTCTATGTTCACACATTGAAAGGCGTATTAAGCTTCCTGATCCAGTTGAAAAGGAGAAACCAGTCAGTCTTTGGTCTATGATCAAAGACAATGTAGGAAAAGATCTTACAAGGGTATGTCTCCCAGTGTACTTCAATGAACCTATATCATCACTTCAGAAATGCTGTGAAGACTTGGAGTATTCTTACCTTTTGGACCGGGCATATGAATATGGTAAAGCG GGAGACAGTCTTATGAGAATTGTGAACGTTGCAGCTTTTGCGGTTTCTGGTTATGCATCTACCGAGGGCCGGCTCTGTAAACCTTTTAATCCTTTGTTAGGGGAAACTTATGAAGCTGACTTTCCTGAGAAAGGAATTCGGTTTTTCTCTGAGAAG GTAAGCCACCACCCCACTCTCATAGCATGCCATTGTGAAGGCAGAGGGTGGAAGTTCTGGGCGGATAGTAACTTGAAGACCAGCTTTTGGGGTCAAACAATTCAGCTTGATCCAGTTGGAGTATTGACTCTTGAGTTCGATGATGGAGAGATATTCCAATGGAGCAAG GTTACAACTAGCATCCATAATCTTATCCTTGGAAAAATTTATTGTGACCATCATGGGATGATGCACATACGTGGTAACCGTCAGTACTCGTGCAACCTTAAATTTAAAGGGCAGACTTTTCTTGACAGGAATCCCCGCCAG GTTCAAGGTTGTGTTGAAGATGGCGTTGGGAGCAGAGTAGCAACAGTATTTGGGACATGGGACGATAGTATTTATTATCATAAAGGAGATGGAAAGAACAAGCGTAAAGATACAAGTTCATCAGATAATGCTTCCTTGGTTTGGAGGAGGACCAAGCATACCCCTAATCTTACTCGATACAACTTAACTCCATTTGCCATTACTCTCAATGAGCTGACTCCTGGACTTAAGGTAGAT GAGCAGCTTCCCCCAACAGATTCAAGGCTTAGACCTGACCAGCGTCATCTTGAAAACGGGGAGTATGAAATGGCGAATGCTGAGAAGCTACGCCTGGAGACAAGGCAGCGAATG TCAAGGAAACTACAAGAAGATGGATGGAGACCCAGATGGTTTGACAGAGAAGGTGAAGATGGACCTTACCATTATAAAGGTGGATATTGGGAGGCTAAAGACAAGGGAAATTGGGATGGGTGTCCAAATATATTCGGAGAAATTGTTGAAGCCTCTGACAACTTCACTGAAGAATAA